In the Gossypium raimondii isolate GPD5lz chromosome 9, ASM2569854v1, whole genome shotgun sequence genome, one interval contains:
- the LOC105798996 gene encoding dormancy-associated protein homolog 4-like, with protein sequence MGFLQKLWDETLAGPMPESGLGKLRKYDSFSVKRSSPSPDHYHDDYDYENNNNNNGKMMITRSITILRSNSGFRTMESGSAPGSPLGSSTPATPLSPGTPGGDLKRFMRRKSSAEG encoded by the exons ATGGGGTTCCTGCAAAAACTATGGGACGAAACGCTAGCCGGACCGATGCCGGAAAGCGGCCTCGGAAAATTACGAAAGTACGATTCGTTTTCAGTGAAACGATCATCGCCTTCGCCGGATCATTATCATGATGATTATGATTatgagaataataataataataatggtaagaTGATGATAACTAGGAGCATTACGATTCTTAGGAGCAACTCTGGTTTTAGAACTATGGAGTCGGGTTCGGCTCCCGGTTCTCCTCTTGGGTCTAGTACTCCTGCGACACCATTGTCAC CAGGGACACCAGGTGGGGATTTAAAGAGGTTCATGAGAAGAAAATCGTCAGCTGAAGGCTGA